A single genomic interval of Polaribacter vadi harbors:
- a CDS encoding type II toxin-antitoxin system HigB family toxin gives MKRIIAKRTLREFWEKHADSEQYLKTWYETTKNSNWSSPNEVKDTYINASILKDSRVVFNIKGNSYRLVVKFNYFREWAFIRFVGTHAEYDKIDADTI, from the coding sequence ATGAAACGAATAATTGCGAAAAGAACTTTACGAGAATTCTGGGAAAAACACGCAGATTCAGAACAATATTTAAAAACTTGGTACGAAACTACGAAAAACTCTAATTGGAGTTCTCCTAATGAAGTTAAGGATACTTACATAAATGCAAGTATTTTAAAGGATAGTAGAGTTGTTTTCAATATTAAAGGAAATTCATATCGACTTGTTGTAAAATTTAACTATTTCAGAGAATGGGCATTTATTCGATTTGTGGGTACTCACGCCGAATATGATAAAATAGATGCAGATACAATATAA
- a CDS encoding helix-turn-helix domain-containing protein yields the protein MKIKPIKTEKDYNKALERLELIFDASPNSKEGDEAEILSLLIENFENIHYPIESPDPIEAIKIRMEEMNLKQKDLVGVIGGKSRVSEILNKKKKLTVEMIRELERVLSISASVLVNNYQLAS from the coding sequence ATGAAAATTAAACCTATAAAAACGGAAAAAGATTATAATAAAGCTCTTGAAAGACTAGAGCTAATCTTTGATGCTTCTCCAAATTCAAAAGAAGGTGATGAAGCAGAAATTTTATCACTATTAATTGAAAACTTTGAAAACATACATTATCCTATTGAGTCTCCAGATCCAATTGAAGCTATTAAAATCCGAATGGAAGAAATGAATCTTAAACAAAAGGATTTAGTTGGAGTTATTGGTGGTAAAAGTAGAGTATCTGAAATCTTAAACAAAAAGAAAAAATTGACTGTGGAAATGATACGAGAATTAGAAAGAGTTTTAAGCATATCTGCTTCTGTACTTGTAAATAATTATCAACTTGCTAGCTGA